The DNA sequence CAAAGAGCAAGCGTTTCCAAATTCCAATTCAAATGGTTTCACCACTTCATTGCAAGTGAGCTTTGACATAGAGCAGGGCAAATAATACAGAAGTTGGTAATAATAATACAACACTGAATAGAACAAGATAAGGAGAAGACGGAAGTTATCTATTATATACTCTTTTCCAATGATACAACAATCGCCATGGTTGCTCCATCAAGGACCCAACTCAGTTAACAGTTCATAAATAAACGATACAGTTACAGAGTAGGGTTAAGCGTATAAATTAGTATAAGAAAAACAAATGTTCTACACTCAACTAAAGTGAGGGTCATGGCTCCGGAGCTCAATAAAAATCCGTTACTACAAAGAGAGACCAGTACCATCTCAACTGTTGCCCTCACCGCCACGAGATTGATGTTCAATGTTTGCTACTAAATTTGGTCCACACAATCGTGTCAACTCTTCCTGTATAGCGACAAAAAGCATAGTCACAAAATAGACTTCATGCCAAGAACATATTAGTCAAACAATTCAGGAAAcatgaaattgcttttgaggtTTCAAGCTAGCACCACTTGACAAGAAGCAAGGATTATCAACATTCCATATACAAGTAAAGAAATAATGAATTGCaattatcatttaaaaaaacCTTTATAGAAGTATTTTCAGACACAAGCTTCTCGCATTCCTGGGAGAGCCTTTGCAGCTCATCTTTAAGGCCATGATTCTCATTGGTCAGTCCCTGTACACTTTTTTGTAGCTCTTCACACTCCGCCTGGAAAAACAtgagaaaaggaaaggaaaatcaGGCTTATGATCTATTAGTTTAGGTCTTAGCACATAGATCTATTGTGATATAAGATTTATCATCTTCCAGTGGCACTCTGCAAACTAAAAAGCTCCTTCAGTTTCAAGAATAACAATTTTCTATTATTTCCTCCCACATCCCTGCTCTGGTGAAACCAAATTAGATCCTTCTTTTGGCTACATTTGCAAGGATTGCATCTTTTACTTATCCCCTAATACTAGTCTAGTTTCCCACCCTCCCTCACCACTTGGTATGGGAGGGTTTGTTAACCACTTTTCTAAATGAAGGAATATTGACAAAGGAAACTCCTGCCAACGGGCGTATAAGTGCATCTGTACCTGCTTCCGCAATCTTGACCTCCTAGCAGACTCCCTATTTGACTGCTTCCTTTTCTGTCTTTTCAGTTCCCGTTCATCCTGTCAAAATCATTAAGGAGAAATTAAAAGCATTATCTGGAGATACAACTAATACAAAGGACAATGCAAGTGTTTCAAGGAAAAGGACGATGCAAGTTTTTCAAGGAAAAGGATGATGCGAGTCTTTCAAGATTAGACAGTCCAACGTAATAGGGGTACGTGAAGTAAATTAAATGCATTATTTAATTTCTAATAATCAATTCACTAACAACATGCCCAAGTCATTAACCTACCAATAATTTGTTCTTAATTTCAAGCTGAACACATACATATGGATATTACTACAATATTTGAATATACTGAGGCACACACACGGATTGAAGAACAGAATAACAATTGAAAAATATGTACTAAAAAGAACAAGACAATTTTACAAATGGTACCCGAAATAAAGTCCGTCCATCATTTTGGTACATCACATTTAAAAACTATCACATTGGTACCTCAACATTGAAATCCAAAACAAGTTTTGTACCCTCCGTCTATAACGGCATCACCTCTATTGCCACAAAGGGTATTTCATGGACAATTTTGTCTTCCGTCTTtctcaaattttctttttctttttcctttggcaatagttttttctttttcctctttggcaataatttttttccttttccttttgatCACCGAATTCTCTCTCATATCTCTGGCAATATTTTTTGATCACAGAATTCTCTCTCATATCACGCCTAGAAAAGCAAGAAACCAGAGAGTGTGTGCGAGTTTCTCTGCCAGCCAAAAGTCGTCGGTGTTTCTTGCCGTTGAGTCTCGGTCCAGGAGAGGATGTGATCGGAGTGTAGCCATTTTTGCTTCATTCCAGCTTCTACTAGCTATCAAGGGTTAGTGTTTGTTttggaaggagaaaaagaaagcaGCAGTGGCAGATTCATCCTCCGCCATCGAGAAGGAGCAAATCACAGATCAGTGCTGGCTTAGTGGTAGTTTGGTGGTTGTTTGCCCCAATCTGGTGTCCTGTTGTTCGGGTCGGGCTAGTCTGGGCGCTTTGCATTTTGTATCAAGGATCTCCCGTGATCTGAAGTCAGATCGGATCCTTGATCAGTTTATGTGAGCTGTTCCAGGGGATGTTTGAAGTTGGGTGTGGTAGGCAGTTGTTGAGTACATAGAAGAATATAAATATTGGGTCtaatcaataaataaaaataaacccaTTGGGTTAAGATATGGAGAGACCAAAATAGCCCTAGTAAAATAGAGGTTTAATGCCGTTATACTAAAAGTAGTTTGAATTTTAATGTTGGGGTACCaatgtgatagtttttgaaattgATGTACCAAAGTGATGAATGACTTTTAATTGGGATACTATTTATAAAACtttctcaaaaagaaaaatttaaaacatgagaAAAATTTGTACCTGAATCCAATGGTCACCACCGACAGCTGATGGGGCTCCAGATTGATTTCCTCTCATTTTTGCAGTTCCTGCACTAGCGGGGGATGCATTCCACAAGTCCATTCCCATATTCAGACTAGTTGCAGGCATAGAAACTACAGGCTTCCCAGGCACTAAAGCTGTGTTATTTTGTGCATTTGCTCCTGAAAAATGTGAGAAAACCATTTTACCAAAATTAATGCAAGTACCATTTACCAATGTCTACGCTTACAATATAGTGTAAAAAGAAGTGTGTGTTGAACACGATCACTATAGcagaccaaaataaataaataaaagcacaaaattatcgtaccatcTGCAAGCATCTTGTCAAAGCTTCCCTTCTTGTTTGCACCATACTCCTAATGATATAACAACCATGTTTCATTAGAAGAAATCATGCCAACAGTTATTTCTCAGGCCAGGTTAAAGTCTAAAATCCAAAGCACAATATATACTGAGCCAGCTGGTGCAAAAGCTACTGCAAATTTACTAGCCATTGAAGAAAGGTAGAAGAACTCAAGAACATCTTGGAGTATTAGCTGCAGGGCATACACATACCTGGTGGTTACCATTCTCCTCGCTTCCATCTGATGAACCCTCGCTGCCACTTTCAGCACTGTTAACGAGAAATTTTACAGTCAGACTGGGTACAGCATCAATAAATGATCTTTAACCAATGTAAAATGGTAAAGACTCAAGAGCaatcaaaagcttgtaaaaagGCATAACACAATGCAAAGACCACTGACCTTTGTGAAGCTCCATCATTTCCAGAACCAGAAGTTGCTTTTCCACTCTCCCCAGCCTTAACTGTATTTCCTGCAGCTCCCTTGGGTTTTTTGGCTGAAGCTCGCTCTTTCCCATCTGCACCCTTCCCTTCCGACTCTGGATTTGTTGGTGGTACTGAAGTAGGAGTCTAACAAAAGTAGATGAAACCAATTAGTTAATCAAGTTGAAACCAACTAATATGATTTATTGATGATGCAAGGGTACATAATCATATCGGAGGAAGAACATCATACCGTGACCATACCCGGATGAGCATAAACTCCACCTGGAGGATATATAGCAGGGTATGGAACAGGAGTTCCATAAGGCGGCATCATAGGATGCTGAAAATTAGTAAACCCCAAAAgtgaacaaaaattaaaaactaccTTGCTCCTCATAAGAAACAGTAAATAAATGCCTGCGACAGAACTCGTACGTCTCTACTATAGAAGAAGACCTCACCTGGGCTCCCCACATATATGGGTGTGGTGCTGGTGAAGCAACAGAGGAAGCGAAAAAGGGCGGTGGAGCAGCTCCAGCACCATAATAAGCCTGAACAAAAACATGAGCTATGAGAAATTAAACTAATTCACCAGGACATTAAATTTATCTACCTCCTTATTTCACAAGAAATTACATATCGATCCAGAATGTGTTTTCATCATGAACCTGCATAGAGCTGGACCAATCAGGATACGAAGGCTGTGTAGGTATTTCCTGTAAAATTCATGGAAAGCACATGATTAAAACCTCCGAAAACGAAATCTCGGACTATTTATGAGGAGAAGGGAGGCCATACCTGAGCTGTAGAAGCTTGTTTGGAAGGCTTAGAGGGTGTGCCCTCTTCCCCTGTCCCCATTTCAATTGGCTCACCAAACACTCCTCCACTTCAAAATCAACCAGATCACGTTTATTCCCAAAGATCTCTAATAagcacctgaaaaacactaaatTCTCAGGCCTAAATCCAAAAGAACAAGATTATCTCACTGATTAGCCAAAGAAATCATTATTGTACCCAAAATAAAATTTGGATGCTGGTGTTGAAGACCTCCCCCACATTACATTGAACCCCCAAAAAGGAAAGAGGGAGGGGGGGAAAAGACTGAAAAATCCCTTTCAAATTGCACTATTCAGCCAACAGATTTGAAGCCCCAAAGTTCCAAACTCATAAAAGCCAGCACCTTTACCAACCAGTCTAATTCAATTAATCCCTATCTTATCCAAATTTCCCCTACAACAAATCCCTATTACCAATTCCAAACATTTCAAGAAACCCAGATTTCAATTAAAAAGGAAAGTAAAACCAGAAAGGCAAGAGAAGCGTGATGTGAATTatgaaaggaagagagagagagagagagagagacctgctATCATGGAGTTTAGGAGAGTGAGGTGGAAGTCCAGGTGGAACCACTTTAAATTAACACCAAGAATCAACGGCTaagaattttagggtttttgagaaagagagagaaacaggAAGGTGCTGCTCCCCTAAACAGACCTAGGTGGCCGTGTCCGTTTCTTCTGAGCTCTTCTCTCGATTTCGAACTAGTTGTCGTTGTTTGAGATGGGACTTTGGGTCTCTATGACTCTTTGAGAGTGGATATGGGACGGGGGGTGGGGGGGCAGAGTGATCTGCTGCGGCGGCGGTGCACCGGAGCTAaggctagggttttggattttggggCGACACGTGCGAGGTTGAGGCGTCCAGCTGTCCACGTTTCAGTGGATCAGATCGTGACGAAGCTGAAACCCACGATGACTCACCCTGACAGCAACTGCCCCctcttatattattttttttctttctgcttaTTCGTCTTCTTTACTTCTCTCCGGCGCCTTTTTCTTGCTGTTTCTGCCGACCGCCAGTGGTTTTGCGCCacgttaaaaaataaaacttagaCTTTATAACTAAACATTGAATACAGAATAATTAATGAGCGTGTGTTTTCTATCGTGTTGAATCACACTGATATTTTTAAATGGTTATTTAACGATTCTCGGTGCATTAAATATGAATGTAGAAATAAAACATAATACTGTATAGGACAATTATGTGTCAGACGAAAAATAGCGGAACAGTAATGAGAAGGTGAAGAATTTTCAGAAATAGGAAATTATAGGGTAACAAAGAAATCTTGTGACTTGCGCCCTCTTGGAAGCATTTTGATCAGCTGCAAGTCTCTACTTAATGGTTTTGAAGACGTGAAGATTAAGCAAATTTTTAGAGAAAGCAATATGACAGCAGATGCCATGGCTAAGAGCAGCCTCTCATGATCCTGAGATTGTTATTTTTCAATACCCCCCAAAGCTTCGAGTGCTTTTATAGATGATATTTGTGGCGTAATGAGGAGGAGAAGATCGTAAATTAACCTCCATGGCTAGTGTTTCTTTTTGCTTTAGGCCCTTTGGGCCTcgtttgtaaccaaaaaaaaaaaaaaatcttgtaacTTGCTAGTCTCCTAGACCAAAAGGAGTACTATGACTTGGACTGAATTGATAGAATACACTAGTGATTAGTATCATCTAGAACCATCAGTGGCTGCTAATGACAATGAGGAGTCATAGTTGTCTTCATTAGGGGAAGGGAGTCGAATAAAATAAGGGagataaactttttttttgacaagaagagagagataaACTTAAACAATACAGTCCAAAATCTGAGTCTTTTATGCAGCAAACTTCCAAAGTCCCAATAGCTTTTCTGTCTTTTATTGAGAAAAATAGTGCTTATAATCAGAAGTGAGCTCATAGGCTTACTAATTTGCAACGAAACCCAACTGAGAAAAACACGATTatcatttctttctttgtttttttgaatACATTTCATTCTGAAAAGCATTCTGTACAAAAGAAATGCCAGTTCAGCTACGAACTCATGGCTTCAACTTTTGTCCAGAGAAAAAAGAACTAAGAAACTGTGTATGAATGTTCTCTTACCGCATATCTAACATGCTATGTTGTCATGTTGTCAATCTCTGGTACCACACGTTGTGGCAAGAATCCATTAAACCATTCAACGAATGGTTGTGATTGACAACTCGACAACATAACATGTCAAACCATGCAGCAAGAGAAACATTTCCCTAAATCTATGCTCTGTGTATACAACAAAAACTAAGAGAACAGCCGATGCAACATCCTACATGCATGAATTCCTAGCCTGGGCTTAAAGCCCCTCCGCTAAAACAGAACTCACCAGTCACCATGCCATTTGCTCAATGAGCCAAACAAGAGAAACAGAACCACCCCGATGACCAACTCTTCCAACTCTTCTTGCGCCTTTTAACCCTTTTCTCTTCTTCAGGTGTCTCAATCACACGTTGCTGGGTGGCGCTTGGTGAATCTTCTTCTTTAATGTTCCTCTCATTATCTTCAGTCTCAATGACCTTTATGTTCCTCTCATTATCTTCAGTCTCAATGACCTTAGGAGGAGGTTTGGTCTCCTGTATGCAATGTTCCTGGTAGAAGTTGGAGAGATAATCAGTGACTTCCATAAATTCTGGTCGGTCCTTGGGGTCTTCTGCCCAGCAGGACTCCAGTAGAGGAATAATACCCTCAGGAATGTCCTCCAGGTTAGGCCGTACATTCTGCAAAGCAAGAACTACAATCATTCTAGTGTTTTAACAGAGTCTAGCAAATCATAAATATCTGTTGTTTTCTTACCAGTAGTGACTTAAGGAGATCAACTAAGATCACACAAGTTTTTTTAGCTAAGTAGAGAACTTCTAAATGATTAGCACCATGGAAGTGGGCCGAATTTTATTAGATTATAGAGAAAGGAGTATGCAAGAGTCTGTACCTATCAGATAAAACTTTTCAGGTATCCAAATAATAAGTTTCGTTTTTCAATGGCACTCATAGAACTTACATTAGCTGTAGCATATGCCACCATTACGTTATTCCTTCCCTTGTATGGAGTTTTGTTCGTGAGCAACTCCCACAGAACTATTGAGAAACTGTAGACATCTGCCTTGTGATCATAATCTATCTTTGCACCTCTTGGAACTGGTTCTGTGCTGAATAACTActtcagaagaaagaaaaatcttGAGACATTATGCAACTTTCTTGCTGAACAATTGTTTGAATAATAaatgaaaagaaatgaaaaaggttTACCTCAGGAGCCATCCACCGATATGTTCCAGCCTCACTAGTCATTGCACCTTCTATCTGCTCTCTAGCAAGCCCAAAGTCAGCCAGCTTCacttgtttcatgttttctgtAAGAAGTAGATTGCCTGGGGAAAACAAATAAGAGACTACCTGTTAGAAATGTGTTTCTATGATAAATCTCAGGTGAGCATGCAAAACTAAAGGGAAAGGACATTGATTACTGGTTGCAAtctggaaaattttgaaaactaGATATGAGACTAATCTTTTTATGATCTAATACTAAACTTGGCTACAATTGGAATGAGGATATGGTACCAATCCAAAATCATGACCAGTGCCCCCATGTTAATAAGCCAAAGTGctagaataaaaaagaaaagagaagtaaGAAAGGAAACTTACTTGGCTTCAAGTCACGGTGTATGATGCCATTTGCATGCAAGTACTCCATAGCTTGACATATATCCAATGCAAAACTTATTGAAAGCTTCAAGTCAGGAATTACGGGGCGGGTGTTCCACAAGTACTTCTGAATTGTGCCACCTCTCATAAGCTCAGTAACTATCATCATAGTTGGTTTCACAGACGCACCGATAAACTGTTTCAGGACAAGGACTTATCTAATCATACGAAGTATGAACTCTTAAATTATAACAAACTAGAAAAAGTCAGTATTATAACCCGAGATATTCAGGTTTAATAAGTGAAATCACTATAAAGACTGCAGTACTGAATGATTTGGAATCCCAAAAATGAATGagattttatttcttaatatgtAGCTTCTGTCCCCAGTGCTTTATCAGTCGTTAAAGTACTAGATCtcaaagaaatgcattcttgtaCCATATAACTGGACTTTTTCCAATTGCTCCGTTAATACTTCATTTTCAATGTCATTATAATACCAAAGGTTCCATAAATGCCTACATCACTATCAGTAAATTAATAAAGggataaattaataaattaagaGTGAAAAAACTATTACTCCAAAGATTATTGCAAAACCCCACAATTTTAATTACTTGGGCATCCAATTTACAGAAGCTAACAACAACAGGGCAGTGAATACCTATTCAGGAATACAAACAGGTGACTGGGAGGTAAGTTCATGTTTTCATCTTGCCGAAATTTGAACAGAAGAAAGACATTTCTTGAAACACATCATTTGCACAAGGTTAAACTGAAACTGAGAGACTGGAATACCGTACCGTAATCTAAAAGGATTTCCAAGAAACAATGATGAACAAACAAATTTCCCCAAAAACATAACAGAAAAAATAATGAACACACAATATATCCATATCTTTGATAGATAACTGcctaaatagaaaaaataggaGGAAATAAGTATCTTACCTTCACAATGTTTTCATGTCTCGCCTTTGACAGCAACGACACCTCCCTCTGAAATTTTTCCTTGCGTTCAGGACTGATAACACCTGTTTCATCTGGCTGTATGATTTTCACAGCAACAGGTTTGGAATTGTACCTAGATACAAAAGTGGAAGGCTTCAATACTCTACAATTCATGACATATAATGCCTTAGTTGCAACACAGGAAAACAGATTTATGAATACACACAAAAATTAGATGAAACATATGATCGATTTATTAGTTTTTGCACTCAAACAAAATGTCTCTCATACTAGTAGGTATTATTTAGCATACAAAGCAAGACCCTCAACCATTAATGGTTTTCCTATTACACTGTTGGGAGTCCTCCCCAATTATCCCCTCAAAACTATCACCCCTTCTCCCTATCCCACCAGGCCACTGAATATCAAAAGAACACACAAAATAGTGGGCAGAGCTTCCCAATcataaaagaagattcatctACCATATATAACCAATGGTTTCCTATTTAGAATCTACTTAATATTTTTACATAACGTTCCTCCCTCAAGTTTTTGGCTAGGCCATTAATGTACGATGGCCAGAATAAGTAAACCATATCCGGTCACATGCACTATATAACGTATGACAACAGATACTTGCACTACGTACTGCTAATAATCATGCAATCGTGCATGATCGCATTCTTGTAAACATTCTATTGCCTGGCAACAGGATGTAAAAGCCACAATGCCTCATGTTGACATCTGATCTTCAGATGCAGATttacagaaaagaaaataatgaggGAGGTGGGGGGAACTAAAAGAACAGAACCTACATGAGTTTTGCTGCAGAGGTCTGAACTACGGATGATGATTTGCAGAAAAGCCTTGGCCTTGGCCACTCTAATTAAATTTTTGTCCCTCCTATGCTAAGAGATTTTTATGTAGAAAATCCTTGCCCATTATTGGACACTGACAATTAAACTGATGaattaaaaatgaaatttttgatCCCTCCTAAGCTACATTATGATTTGCAGAAAACCCTTGCCCACTATTGGAGAACCACAATTTTAACTGATTCTGTAATAAATGGATGAAGACCAAAATCCAGAATGTTCTCTCCTTATTGACCTTTCACCTAAAGCAGCTAATACTCTATGATGTACTGAGAAAAAATCATCTTAGAAATGCTGTGTCTCCTAGAATAAACTATAATCCAAAACATCATTACAATTGATATAACACCACCTCCAAGAACAAACATCCACAAAAAAGGTACAAAGTTATACTAGGGCCCCTCTAATTCATACGTAATCTAGATTCAAAGGAAACCAATTTGTATGTATGGCACAATACCAAAACAGATTTTAAATATATACTGCTCTACTCCAATGGTTATATAAATCAAAAGTAATAGACTGCTCTGTTTACTTTCTTGGCATAAGACAATGGAAAACAGCAGAAAGCAAAGAACTTTGTTCTCAGAAATAACTCGGCTCAAAAAGGTTTATCAACAGTAAAAGTAAATCTCAGAACACCACTAAAATTTTCACCTTTTTCAcctaacaaagaaaaagaaacccaGGTATCATCAAAACCCTTAAAAAGGGTTTATCTTTGTCAAACCCAAAACTCAGAATTCCCAACACTGACACAACTCAAacaccaaaaccaaacaaagccaacaactcaaccaatcaaacaaacccaaaaaGCAGCAAAATTCAAGAACATGCAGACAATGTGATCAACCTAATCAAGAAACCACAACCAAGAAAGAACAAAGAAGCAGAGAGAAGGCAAAGGGGACCCACAATCCTTCATAGACAATCGCCTGCGGCCCTTCTCCGAGCATTTCACCAACCATAACGCAGCTTGGGTCAATAAGCAAACTTGGGTCCAAATTGAACACAAAGTTGTTGCCTTTGCCTTTAGCTGCAACACAATTCTCATCATCGTTGCTGGCGTTGTTCTTGAGATAGCAGACCGGGTAGTAGTCGAAGAGTTCGTTATCGGTGACAGTGAACACGCCATGTCCCGCCATTGCTGGAGCTTGCATTGCACACAGAAGGGTCTCCGCAAAGATGGGTTttagagtgagtgagtgagagagTGAGTGAGGAGTTTGGACTCTCGAGAAATTATTTATAGCGGAATAGAAAAGTTTTATACAAGGGATTTTTTGTGTGCCAATTGTGGTGTGTAGGTTTTAAAAGAAAGATTGGGGGTCCTGTGCGAGAAACGCGAGGGAAACTTAGGAAACTTTGAGTGCATTTTTGGGAAAAACCAATATGTTTGCTCAtcaatcattaaggcattgggGTGAGAGAAATAGGCTGCGGTGGCGGTACATGGAATTTGGGCTTGAGGTTTGAGGTTTACAGGGTGGAGCTGAGGAGGTTAAATTAAGAGATTAGTTTTGGTGGATAAACTTTGGAGGGataaaacttgttatggaaatctTGGGAAGAATAATGGAAGTTTTTGGGTTGTACAAACGCCCCGCATTTAATTCAGGCCAGCACAAGTTGTTCTTATAATGTATGTTATACATTGTATCTATACGGTGAATAcagtttttctctcttttgAGACATGCATGTAAACGTTACGATTTTTTCATATGAAATTGAATTCCATGTCAATGACATGCAGTAGAGTTTTGTCTTCTTTTAAATGCGATAATGTAGTGCTTTTTCAGTGTTCACATTCTCTTCGTGGACTTATTTTCttgtgattttgtgttttcgtttcttttttattcactCAATAATTACGTTTATTGTCATATATTGCTGAGTTCCACGTAAATAACATGCAATACAGGTCCTATCTTCTTTATATTCGATAATGTAGCACTTTTTCAGTAATTACATTCTCGTTGTAGATTAATCTCTTTATAATTATTGTGTTTTTGTCCTCAATTTGTTTACAGTAATACGATTTTTGTCATATGAAATTGAGTTCCACGTATATGACATGCAAGACTCTATCTTCATTAAATTTGATAATTTCTATGTAGCAATTTTTAGTGTTCACACTATCCGGTGTGGATTCATCTCCCTATGCTTTTTttgcttcctttttctttttatttactcAAAAGTTTGGCAATCTATTATTATGCTTAGCCGAGAGGCTTGAGTTACGGTTGATGTACTAGAAAATTCTTGTATGTATTGCAATACTTGCAcccttttttaattttgaacaCATAGACaaagagaaacaaagaaaaagttggTAGAAATGTACCTGGATAATGAAtagggagtgaaattcacactcctcaTTTTACAATTTGCACTCTATGTTTCATTTCTTAGTATCTATAATCCACACTATAAAATGACAAACttaagatattaaaaaaaaaaaaatcttagattgtaaaatagggagtgtgaatttcacctCCCCTGATGAATTACGAAAACTAACACTACACAGTACTTAGCAAATTTGCTAATGCAGCTACATAGTCATGTTAGCCTTGTAGGCTCATTTGGCGAAAGAGATTATGTTCGGTTTAAACCAACAATGTGAAGATTCATTGGAATCCAACATATTTGTTGCATAATGTTTAAGGGAATATGGCTGTTATACTATATGCTACTCTTTTATGTCATGGGATGGTATTACTGCTTgttactttcttttcttttcttttcttttcttctttaatgTTGTAGGACTTGGCATGAAATTTATGCAGATGAATTTATTGAAGATAAAAAGCACCTATGGCTTAATTAAGAGTAAATTGAGTAATAAATGTGATAGCTGAACTACTACATGCATGTTAATTTCCACCTTTGAAAGTTGAACTGATTAGTGATATCATTGCTTTTATAATACTAAGGAATATTTGTACCAGAAATCTGTATGCATGCCTACGACAATGCTTACCCTGTTGCGATACTTGAATTGAACGAGTGTCTTTATTGTTGGTTTGCTTAAATGGGTAGCTGAAGTACTGCACCAACAACCCACACCATGGGTTTTGGTTAGGTTGTCTGTTTGGCCTCCCGACACAGCTGGTGATATCAAGTTAGGGAGTCTAAAGCTTCTGTCATTTTAAACT is a window from the Rosa chinensis cultivar Old Blush chromosome 2, RchiOBHm-V2, whole genome shotgun sequence genome containing:
- the LOC112187304 gene encoding G-box-binding factor 1 isoform X1: MGTGEEGTPSKPSKQASTAQEIPTQPSYPDWSSSMQAYYGAGAAPPPFFASSVASPAPHPYMWGAQHPMMPPYGTPVPYPAIYPPGGVYAHPGMVTTPTSVPPTNPESEGKGADGKERASAKKPKGAAGNTVKAGESGKATSGSGNDGASQSAESGSEGSSDGSEENGNHQEYGANKKGSFDKMLADGANAQNNTALVPGKPVVSMPATSLNMGMDLWNASPASAGTAKMRGNQSGAPSAVGGDHWIQDERELKRQKRKQSNRESARRSRLRKQAECEELQKSVQGLTNENHGLKDELQRLSQECEKLVSENTSIKEELTRLCGPNLVANIEHQSRGGEGNS
- the LOC112187304 gene encoding G-box-binding factor 1 isoform X2 — its product is MWGAQHPMMPPYGTPVPYPAIYPPGGVYAHPGMVTTPTSVPPTNPESEGKGADGKERASAKKPKGAAGNTVKAGESGKATSGSGNDGASQSAESGSEGSSDGSEENGNHQEYGANKKGSFDKMLADGANAQNNTALVPGKPVVSMPATSLNMGMDLWNASPASAGTAKMRGNQSGAPSAVGGDHWIQDERELKRQKRKQSNRESARRSRLRKQAECEELQKSVQGLTNENHGLKDELQRLSQECEKLVSENTSIKEELTRLCGPNLVANIEHQSRGGEGNS
- the LOC112185524 gene encoding serine/threonine-protein kinase STY46: MQAPAMAGHGVFTVTDNELFDYYPVCYLKNNASNDDENCVAAKGKGNNFVFNLDPSLLIDPSCVMVGEMLGEGPQAIVYEGLYNSKPVAVKIIQPDETGVISPERKEKFQREVSLLSKARHENIVKFIGASVKPTMMIVTELMRGGTIQKYLWNTRPVIPDLKLSISFALDICQAMEYLHANGIIHRDLKPSNLLLTENMKQVKLADFGLAREQIEGAMTSEAGTYRWMAPELFSTEPVPRGAKIDYDHKADVYSFSIVLWELLTNKTPYKGRNNVMVAYATANNVRPNLEDIPEGIIPLLESCWAEDPKDRPEFMEVTDYLSNFYQEHCIQETKPPPKVIETEDNERNIKVIETEDNERNIKEEDSPSATQQRVIETPEEEKRVKRRKKSWKSWSSGWFCFSCLAH